Proteins co-encoded in one Waddliaceae bacterium genomic window:
- a CDS encoding ABC transporter permease has protein sequence MKMLFVRFAFRNIFRQKRRSILTGLTIAVGFFLLSLSIGVSEGSYSEVIDIFTKSHTGHIQIHHSDYLDKPNLYKTIDEVDIPELSFMTSWTPRVYSSALAFGNNKTLGTQVLGIDLDREFKTTTLAAKLSEGTFSEEGAVITASLARTMKVAVGDDIVLISQGADGSIANDIFPISGIVKDEEGMMLCYLSIATAQEFLSLGSRVHEIAIMTDSYHHAEEYATAIRESIGDATLDIQPWQVVEKSFYDAMLMDIKGMWVSLSIIMLIVALGILNSVLMDILERTREYGVLKALGTSPAFIFKLIITEMFLLTTISVIIGAIPAFIANWFLAEYGIALSEPIEFGGVMFSTYRSAVSFTVFAVPAALTMATSLIVSIFPAIGILRKPAVEAMRHV, from the coding sequence ATGAAGATGCTCTTCGTACGCTTTGCTTTTCGTAACATTTTCCGTCAGAAGCGTCGTTCTATCCTTACGGGCCTTACTATTGCCGTAGGTTTCTTTCTTCTGTCGCTGTCGATCGGCGTCTCTGAGGGCAGCTACAGCGAAGTCATTGACATATTCACGAAAAGCCATACCGGGCATATACAGATACACCATAGCGACTACCTCGACAAGCCCAACCTTTATAAGACCATCGATGAAGTTGATATCCCAGAGCTTTCTTTTATGACGTCGTGGACGCCGCGGGTGTATTCTTCGGCGCTGGCTTTTGGCAACAATAAAACCTTGGGCACTCAGGTTCTTGGCATCGACCTCGACAGAGAATTTAAGACGACGACCCTTGCCGCCAAGCTATCGGAAGGGACTTTTTCTGAAGAAGGTGCTGTGATAACGGCGAGTCTTGCAAGAACAATGAAAGTTGCTGTCGGCGATGACATCGTCCTCATCAGCCAAGGTGCCGACGGGTCTATCGCCAACGACATTTTCCCGATATCTGGCATCGTCAAAGACGAAGAAGGTATGATGCTATGTTATCTTAGCATTGCTACAGCGCAGGAATTTCTTTCTTTGGGGTCTAGAGTCCATGAGATTGCCATAATGACAGACTCGTACCACCATGCCGAAGAGTATGCTACAGCAATACGGGAAAGTATCGGCGATGCAACCCTCGACATACAGCCGTGGCAGGTCGTGGAGAAGAGCTTCTACGACGCCATGCTTATGGACATCAAGGGCATGTGGGTATCTCTTAGCATCATCATGCTTATCGTTGCTCTTGGCATACTAAACAGCGTCCTTATGGACATTCTGGAGCGTACCAGGGAATATGGTGTGCTTAAGGCGCTGGGGACGTCACCAGCGTTTATCTTCAAGCTTATCATCACGGAGATGTTTCTGTTGACGACGATAAGTGTCATCATCGGTGCCATCCCCGCCTTTATCGCCAACTGGTTTTTGGCAGAATACGGCATCGCCCTTTCCGAGCCTATAGAGTTCGGCGGTGTCATGTTCTCAACATACCGCAGTGCGGTATCTTTTACTGTCTTCGCTGTCCCTGCCGCCCTAACAATGGCGACATCGTTGATAGTAAGCATATTCCCCGCCATAGGGATACTACGAAAACCTGCTGTGGAGGCCATGAGACATGTATAA